The DNA region AACCCCTTCCAGGTCACCCAGTATTCATATTCGGGGCAGGGATCCAGAGTCCCTGACCTCCTGCCCATTTCTAACCTAGCCTGCAGGGGTCAGTGGCCACCCGAGGTCACGCCTCCCTtggaggcctgggttcaaatctgacTTTGCTGCTGTGCCACCGTGGGATTTTGTAAACTGAGAGGAACAATAGGACCTTCCTTGTGTTGTCATAGGTTCAAACAGCTGGATGGGGAGGCTGGCTTTGCCTGTCCTGTGAGTGTgtgcaggggggaggcagggcgGGACCTGGCCCAAAAAGGCAACCTCTATTTGGGGCTCTCCTGGTCCCAGACCCCACATCACACGCAGGGGCCCTCCATCCCAAGTCTGGGCCTCACCCtctacaccccccacccccgctcccggCATCTCCATGCACCCCGCCTCCATCCCTACTCTTGGGGGGCTCCTGCTGGACCCCAGATTCGCCCAGTCCCCAGCAGGCGTCGCACAGACATGTGTGTGGAACACACTATGTGGCCCAACCGGAAGCTTACTCTCCCAGCTTCAGGTTTGCGGGGAGCCCTTTCTGCCcgggcctcagtttgctcatcttgAAAAGGGGGTGAGCTAGCCCTTGATAATGGTATCTCCTGCCCTTCTTGCAGGGCCAGCTGGATTATTCCCTTTACTTTGTGCGGGAACCTGCAACACAATAGCAGTCCTCCTGCCCCTGGGCTTTTGCCCTCTTGGTTCCCTAggcctgcagcccctccccctccatctccctcccctcctgccccccacaggCTCCTGCCATCCAAGTCTCAGCTGAGATGTCACCTCCACAGAGAGAGGCCTCTGTCATTCTCCGTCTCCAGCCCCTGTTGGAGCTTTCTTTGTAGCATTTGGTCTGTGAaatcatcttattttcttatttgctgGCTTATTATCTGTCTTCCTAGACGCTGTGGGCTCCACCACGGTCAAGAGCAGCTCTGTCCTGGGTCCCTGGGCACCCACCCCAGAGTCTATTACACAGCAGGCGTCCAATAAATGCCGGTGACCAGTGGGTCTGGCTGCAGGGCAGGGTGGAGTGGAAGCGGCCAGGCCCAGAGACGCCTAGGGACCTGTGCGTGGTCACACAGCGCCGAGCTCACTCAGGGTGGGCGCTCAGCGGCTGCCGTTCAAGGTCCCGGGGGCCATCTCCGTCCCAGGTCGGCCAGACCGTGTGCCATGTAGCCCGCCGCCCAGGCCGGGAAACCCACCATTAACCGCGGGCCGGGCCTGCACGTTACCCAACAGGCCCCGTCAGGCCCAGCAGGGCACCGGGAGCGCGGGCCCCGCCCCTCTTCGGGGCCGGGATCGGGaagcggggaggggaggaacagggaggaggggagtggggcgCGGGGAGGAGGAAACGCTGGGGACCCGGGGAGGAGGCggagggtgggcaggaggggaagggtgaAGGGGAcggaggagggaggggcggggggggggcaggggagagggggtgggagggggcgggagggtcaggggcgggggaggggcgggcttCCAGGCCTGGCTGGCGCCCAGCGTCCGGGCCCTGGGGCCGGAGTGGGTGGGAGAGGCTTGTGCcgagaggcggtggggggggggtgggcatccagggcggggggggggggggggggcacagagcgGGGACACGTGGGGAGAgtaggaaggagagacagacggggaagagagagagagctagaaagACCTTGAAggacggtggggggcggggcgggagagggagagagacccgGAGAGACCGAGGATCTGGGACACCCAGAGGCGAGGGCGGAGACACACGGAAGGGCAAGACTGCGACAGCCCGAGAGACCGTCGGGGGAGTCCTCGGCGGGCAGGGCCCTATGGTGCCTGGGCTCCCTCCCGCCGCGTCTAAGGTCAGAACGCGTCTAAACGCGACGCgagcctctgtctcccctccagcCCGGCCCCTCCTCCGCTCTAACACCTGCCGTGGCTCCCAGGCTGGCAGGCGGGGTCCGGAGGGGCTGGCTCGTGCGCCGCCATCTCGCCCGCTCGCTCGATCTTCCCCGAACACCTACCGCGAGCCAGACACAATGCTAAGCCTGGAGATGCAGTAGTGACCACATCAGACCGAATGCTTTTGTCACAGACTCGGAgtgggggtcgggggtgggggaagggagaacaaGGGAGTATCTGTTGCCTTAAGTTGTGCATTGTGATTGATAAAGCCAGCAAAAGGGGGGGTGTTGATGGCAGTCCCCGGCTCTGGGGACAGTGTGTTCCAGGCCAGGGAAAGGCCCTCAGGTGGTGTCAGAAAGAGGCCAGGGTGAAGGcctgcacaagcaggggagcacTGCCCCCAGgagcacccctccctcccactccctcctcacccttgcctcctgccctgccctgccctgcctggcacTCCCACCCTTGAAGCCCTGCTCTCCAGCACTGGTTCCAGAAGCTTCCTCTTTCCCTTAAACAAAATGGCTAAGACCCTGGACCCTGTAGCTTGGACCTTCCTGCATCAGAACCCAGGTTCCTCCTGGCTGTGtgctcttgggcaagtcactgcctCCGTTTCTTTACCTAATGGTCTTTCCTTCACAGGTATTTTCAAGAATTAACTGGGAGacgggcgcctggctggctctgtgggaagagcatgtgactcctgctgtctgggtcgtgggttcgagccccacattaggcatagacattacaaaaataaataaataactaataaacttaaaaaaaaaaaaaaaaggaaggaggggcgcctgggtggctcagtcggttgggcttccaacttcggctcaggtcatgatctcgcagtccatgagttcgagccccgcgtcaggctctgggctgatggctcagagcctggagcctgtttcggattctgtgtctccctctctctctgaccatcccccattcacgctctgtctctctctgtctcaaaaataaataaacgttaaaaaaaaaattaaaaaaaaaaaaggaattaacagACACGTAGTCAAAACCCTCAGCCAAGGCCTTAATAGATGTTCAAATCATAGCTGTTTATGATTTCTGTTATCCTGATGACTGGTTTTGGCTTCCTGATCATTTCTGGTTGCTCCTAGTGGGGCCAAGAGCTCCTTTACCTGAGGTCGGGTGACCTTCTGAGCCACTGCCTGGTTTTGTGGCCTTGACAATCTGTTGTCCGTCTTTGGGCCACAGTTCTGTTGTCTGCGAAATGGGCAGCGTGGCATTTCCGGGTCCCAGACTCCACCAGCACCGTTTCTCCCCCAAGACTGTACCCAAGTCCAAGTTGCTGATGCCCAGAGGactcaggaaggaggaaggctgCAGGTGCGCCTGGCCGGCCGGACTGTGGCCATTTCGTGGATCACGTGGGGAGTTCCGGCTCAAACCAGGAGCGGGAGGAAGAGGGCTGGCTTTCTGAGCCACTGGGGTGCCCTCAGGCCTACAGAAGGGGTGTGTGGGGACAGGGGCTGGGTTGTCTCAGGCCACAGGGGCCTGGGGGAATTCTCCAACACTGAGGACATTAGCACATTCGAGGACAGAGTAGGGGGGCGGCTCACACCCCTGATGTCCACATCCCCCTGCTAAAAAGCCCCTTCCAAAGGGGAATGATCATAGAAGGGGAGGGGCTTTTaagaaggaccccccccccccacaagggATGGGGTCTGAGAGGGGGTTGGGTGGTCAGAAATGGCTGGGTTCATCCTGTCTGCACggctcccctctcctccagtcCTGTGCCCAAGGGCTGGGGGCATtgccccccctcctcctctccctgggcccctccctctcagccttcccccttcctgccgtgttcctccccatcctcctccaactccccctcctctttccctaaCCCCTCCGCTCCCTTCCCTCCATtcgctccccctcctcctgtcctcccctcccttctccacccctcccttctctcccccacccctcccttgtcttccttccccctccctagacccctcctctccccctcccctgcactctccccaccgccccctcctCCTCGTCTCCTCACTGctttccctgtccccctcccctgcactctccccaccgccccctccgccccctcctcccgcctCATTAGGCGCGGCCGCGGCGCGGGGCCCATTAGCGGATCAATTAGCCGAGGTCGCCGGCGGCGCGGTCGTTAAGCGCGGGAGGCcacggtggggagggggcaccggAGGCGGCCCCTCCGCCCGTCCGGGCTCCGCGGCCGCGCtcgcgcacccccccccccacccggacCTTCTTGTCAGCCTGCTCCACAGGGGGCTCCCAGATCCAAGCCCCGCAGGTGGGATTGGGCGGGGGTGCTCCGAGGCCCAAAGGGAGGCCCCCGAGGTCCCAGTTCCTCCGTGGCTGGGCAGGGCGCCCCCTTCTCCGGAGGAGACCCCTGTTTTGGGGGTGTCGGATttgtgacacccccccccccccccccacgaagCCCTTCATCTGCCAGCAACATCAGTAATAATAACACCAGCTGACAGCTTGTGAGCCCTTGCAGGCTTCCTGCTAATTCTCGGGAACAGTTTCCCAGAAACAGATCAGACAAGTGACTTCACTTGCCTCAAATCACTAGTTAGGGTCTGAGACGGCTACAAACCCAGGTCTGCCCTCAGCAaactgctaacatttattgagctgcTTCTatgtgcaaattagaaaaaaaaaaaaaaattgcagccaACACTCCCCATCCCTTCTCTGCCTGGCTCTCCGTCAACACACGTGCTGacacattttgtgttttcctggTTATCTGTCTGTTCCAGCCAGAGGACAGGAATTTATGTCTTCTGTGTCCCTGGGGCTCACAGTAGGTCtcaatgaaggaatgaaggaacgTGCCAGGCTGTGCTGTAAGCATTTCCACGGATTAAATAGTATGACCTTCGTAACAAGGAGTAGTATTGAGATTATACCCagtttacagacagggaaaccaAGGTCCAGAGGGGAGAAGCCACTTGTCTAGATGGCCCAGCTATGAGAGGAAGagccaggatttatttattttcttaatgtttgtttatttttgacagagagagaaggagagagacagagcacgagtgggggaggagcagagagagagagggagacacagaatccgaagtgggctccaggccctgagccgtcagcacagagcccgacgcggggctcgaacccacggacctctagatcatgatccgagccgaagtcgggcgctcaacctactgagccacccaggcacccctgaagagccaggatttaaactgAGGCAAGAGACCATATGCCTGGAACCACTATGTGACATATTAATGGCACCTGTTGTTCCCTGCAGGACCTGGCTGGAGGGGCCTGAGAGGACTTAAGAAACATGTCATCCAGGGAcccggggacacctgggtggctcagtcggttaagcctctgacttcggttcaagtcatgatctcacggtttgtgggttcgagccccacgtcaggttctgtgctgacagctcagagcctggaacctgcttcagattctgtctccctctctctctgcccctcccccgctcgacttacactttgtctctctctccgtctctcaaaaatgaataaacgttaaaaaaaaaaaaaaaaagaacactgttccagacagagggaacaacGTGTGCAAAGGCCTCTAGGCAAGGAATGGCGAGATGTTTGAAGCTGGGTGCCGCCTGCGGAAGAGGGACgattggaggggtggggagcagatcCAGCTGCCACAGAGACCGCAAatctattttttatgattttttttaaattgtgaaatgtaACACACAAAAGGGCGCACAGGTTGCGAAGTGAACAAATCGATGAATTATTACAAAGTGAACACCCTCGTGTAATCAGCAGGCAAGTTGAGAAGTGAAACACGACCGGCCCCATTAGAAGCCCCCTGTGCCCCTCGCCCTCTGCCAAGGGTGACCCCATGACACCTGACAGACTGTACAGCTCACTTGGGCTGGATTTTgttcttcatataaatggaatcactcAGTactcatgcctttttttttttttaatgcttatttatttattttgagagagagagcgcacgcacaaggaggggagggtcagagagagagggagagaattccaagcaggttctgcgatGTCACTGTGGAGTCCCAGGAAGGGCTCGATCTTAGGAACGGTGAGATGGTGACGTGAGCTGAACCAggagtcggtggcttaaccaactgagccacccaggtgcccgagttTGGGTTTTTAACCCGAGGATAAACGTTAGGCGGGGAGTGACCCCAGCACACTGGCGTTTTTAGAGGTGCTCTGGCTGCAGtgggtgcaggggcgcctgggtggcccggtccctgtccccactcctctgtcttctctttgctcAGGGACATGAGCCATGTCTTGTGCGGTGAGCAGTCCGCCTTCCCCTCTGCCTTTGGTCCCCCATGGGAACCCACTGGATGGGGGGCAGGTGAGAATTTCTTGGACTTGAAAAGTCCCCGGGTGCCCAGGTCCCTGAGGGTGGGAATTCTACGCCCCAGCCCTCCTTGGCTGCCCCGCCCAGCCCCACCCTTAGCTTCTCCCCACATCCTGGGTGGGCAGCCTGAGGGCCTCTTGGCCCAAGCGCCAGACGCACTCTGGGAACCTCCTTTCCTTCTGGCTCCCCCAGGTGGTCCCGCTCAGGGGTGGCTCGAGGACCTTCAAGAGGTCCTGGCCCGGTCACGTTCAGCTGGGGGTCTGTGTTCTCAGCTCTGGAAAAAGGGTCTTCGCGTGGGCAGTGGCAATTGATCCCGCAGTCTGGAAATCTGTCTCTAAGGGAAAAGAATGCCACTTGGGAGCCCTGTGGCCTGGTGATCAGAAACCAGCTCCATTAAGCCTCCAGCACCGGGGCGTGGCTGTGTGACTTAGATCTTCCAGCTGACCCTCTCTGGTCTATGCACCAAGTTCCGCAGACAGACTTACACGGACAAGCCGGACTCACCCGGGACTCTCGCTATCCCGTCCCCCATAAGGAGGGAGCTCAGACGTGAGGgaaccccctcctcccctgggaagGGGGGCACCGCGGCAGCCCGCAACACAGAGGCAGGAACAAGGCGACCAACCTTCTCACATCTTTATTTGAAAGGCACAGCTAAGCCCACCCTCGACACAGCATTGTCACTTCTCCGCAGCGATCAGACGACTGAGCACAACAAAAGCTGACAGTCTAAAAGGCTATATACAGACACAGGTGTGGgtgttgcttgtttttttttttttttaaacatttttctgtctttttttttttcccccgtaaTATCCCTTTTCTTAAAAGACAAGCTAGTAtactggaaaaaggaaaaaaataaaataaaaaccaagacaaCTTGAGTACCCTCATCTTTATTcgggaaggggagaaagggaattctgggacgcccgccccccctccccctgctcctggcTAAGCtcactctccccgccccctctcctgCGGGGCGAGGGGAGAGGACAGGTGGGCGTGGGCTCCGGAACGggcagaggaggtgagggaggggggaggacgggaggggggggggtgcccagggCAGGTAGGGGCAGCTAGCGTGGTGTCTGCATGCAGTGCCGGGGTGAGAGGCTGGGGGGCGCGCCCTGAGGGGCCCTGCGGGCGGACGTCAGGTGCGCATGTGCGGACGGGGAAGTGCAGGGGTGCGGGGCTTCTGGAGGCTTTGCTCTCCTCTGACCTGGCTTCCCGTTTGTGCCTCCAGGCCTCAGCTTGCCTCCGGTGTggaatgagcatgagcagggtattCACCCACtcaggctgcaggggtggggggtggaggaggaggagggaggccggGGGTGTGAGCGAAGCTAGGGGCGGCACACAGGCAGGGCTAGGGCCCCAGCAGGCGGCTACCATAAATACTACCGAGTTCAGCCAATCCCGAGCTACACTGTGTCTTGCGCTAAACGTTCCTCTCTCTTCCGttgtctgtctcccctctgtccccccaccctccccatcccGGCCGCCCACTAATCCGACTTCTCGCCGTCATCCTCCTGGTGGGTGTCCCCGTCGTGCCCGTTCTTGTCTTCCTTGGAGAGGTGGGCCTGGGAGCCCAGCGCGGACAGCGAGAGGAGGCCGGTGCCCGCGCTGACGGCCGGCAGCGAAGGCGGCTGCAGCCCCACCGGCAGCGGGGTcagaggcagggccagggcctGCAGCTGGGACAGCTGATGGGCTTGGAGCTGCTGCTGCAGGGCAGAAGGGGGGGAGCGTTAGCTGCCGGGCCCACCTGCCCGCCCACCTGCCCGCCCACCCGAGACCCAGACGTACGCGGATGATGGAGTTCAGCTCAGGAGCCGTGACCTGCTTAGCTCTCTCGATGGCTCCCAAGACCTGCTGTTGGTGCTGGAAAGGGgaatggggggcagagaggagccagGTGCTGCACCCTGATCTCAGGTGGGGCTCtggggcacagagcccaagagaAGCCACTCTCCCATCCAGGCTATCAGCGCCATGCACCGTCCCCCCCCAACCCGCATGGCTTTCGACCCCCAGAAAAcccctctccatccccttctGTTTACCAAGCCTCAGCCAAGAAAACAACATTGGGTGAGTCTGAGAGACACCCTGAATCTGCCACCTACAAAGAAATAGATGTACAGTGCACAACGTGGCCAACTGTACAGGCAAGTCTCGATCCTAAGGTCTTGCAGATTGCGGTCGAACATCT from Panthera leo isolate Ple1 chromosome A2, P.leo_Ple1_pat1.1, whole genome shotgun sequence includes:
- the TLE5 gene encoding TLE family member 5; amino-acid sequence: MMFPQSRHSGSSHLPQQLKFTTSDSCDRIKDEFQLLQAQYHSLKLECDKLASEKSEMQRHYVMYYEMSYGLNIEMHKQAEIVKRLNGICAQVLPYLSQEHQQQVLGAIERAKQVTAPELNSIIRQQLQAHQLSQLQALALPLTPLPVGLQPPSLPAVSAGTGLLSLSALGSQAHLSKEDKNGHDGDTHQEDDGEKSD